In the Arachis stenosperma cultivar V10309 chromosome 8, arast.V10309.gnm1.PFL2, whole genome shotgun sequence genome, AGAAAGAGAAGTTAAGCAAGAGTAATGTGCAGAATTCTGAGCATGAGAATGAGTACAGAAGTCTAGTAGGCTGTCTAATGTATTTAACAGCTACTAGGCCTGACATTCAGTATGCAGTGAGTATTCTATCGAGGTTCCTTCATTGTGCAGCTAAGGAACATCTTACTGCAGCAAAAAGGGTGTTGAGATATCTAAAGGGGACTCAAAGTTATGGTGTGAAATTCAAAGCAGTTCCTGAGATGAAGCTGGTTGGTTTTGTAGATAGTGACTGGGGTGGTTCGGTGGAAGACATGAAAAGCACAACGGGTTTCTGTTTTTCACTTGGATCAGGTTGTTTTTCCTGGAGCTCAAAGAAGCAGGAAGTTGTAGCACAGTCTACAGCTGAAGCTGAATTTGTGGCTGCAACTGCAGCTGCAAAGCATGCAGTATGGCTCAGGAAGTTACTCTGTGATTTGGGGCTGCAAGAGAAAAGATCAACTGTGTTGTATGTGGACAATCAAGCTGCAATTGCAATTGCTCAGAATCCAGTCTTTCATGGCAAGACTAAACACTTCAAGCTGAGATTCTATTATCTGCGTGAAGCACAACAGGAGGAAGAGGTGGAGCTGAAGTATTGCAAGACAGATAATCAGATAGCTGATGTCTTCACCAAGCCTCTTGCTGTTAGTCGATTTAGTCAATTGATTCATGAAGTTGGAATGTGTCCAGGTCTCTAATCCAAGGAGGAGAAATGTTAGATAATGTATTAGGACctgatatttatttatttctgtttTATGCTTATGTGTATGATTCAGTTAATAGGGTCAAAGTTATTAGTGGCCTCAGAGGCaagttagttttttttattcagCTAGTTTCTAGTTTTAAGGAAGTGGAGTCCTATTCTTAAGATAGTGGAGTGAGTGGttagtttccttttctttctgttatTGTATTTAACAGTTTATTGAATAGTGGTAGAGTGTAGTTTTTTTTGCTTCTTCAGTTCTCTAGTGttcaactctctctctctttttctctgaACATACAACAGTTCGAGTGTGAGATCTGCAATACATTGCAGAACAGTGAGTGAGAGTGTGTGAGGATTGAGTGAAACAACAACAATTATTCCCCGAGGGATTCAAATCTGAAATAACTTCCAAAACTTTAAGCAGCCAGCATCATGGCCTTTGCTATGAAATAGCAAGAATCAAAGGAATAAAAATAACAGTGAGAATAATTGTCTTCTGAATATTCCTTTTTGGATCATTAGCTGGTAATTTGGCAAGAGGAATTGCTAGCCAAAATAAAGTCAACTAATTGGATATTGAGCACTTTGAGAAGTTTATAAATTCAAACAAATTCTAGTTTGTACTTCGAAAATGATCACTCCCATCTAAATTATAGTTCCAaacccaaaaagaaaaaaaaaaacaaaataaaacaaacaaataaataaataaaaatgacaaTCATGTATATATGATTTTTGTAATGTATTAAAGACTACTATATGTATGAGTATGTTGTGAGCGTATTTATGTTTATCTTCATTTAGTATTGACTGCAAATATTGTATGAACATAATGTTTACCATCAAGCCAAGTTATAGACCCAAAATTGTATCCACTTTGTGCATCATTGTTGTAGAATGAGACTTGATAAGATCTCTTTTGAATACCCCCATAAAACACAAGCTTATTGGGGGTAACCTTGATAACCATTCCCTTTGGTGCTTGCACCTTTGCAATATATGTGGAATTAGTGGGTCCCACATTTGTGACTGTTCTTGTTACTACTTTTGCTTTCTGATGCCTACCAAGTGTTTTTATAGATATTGATGGGTAATTGATGTTGGATATAAGATCTTCAGAGGAGTTCCTTGGGCAGTTGAAGTTAGTCTTAGACATTGATCTTATGTTTTTCTTTGAATAGCCATAATAACAAAGAAATTTGAGATAGTCTTCTAATTCCGTTTTGAAGACTAAGCCAGGGTTGAGAGCTCTAAGTGGATCAATTTCCCCAACTCCCATTTCATGTGGGGAGGAAAACAAGTTTGAGCTATTGGTCACATGCTTCCTCAAGTTATTGTATGTTGTAGCTGAAAATATTGAACAACACTACATAAGTATGActtattccttttttttttttttggcataTGTATTCtatttcttaattaaaaaaaaaaaacagagatcataaagcaaaaaacataaataaatattttgttttcttaCTTTTAGGAAATACAGAAAATATAAGAATTTTGTCTCTGATAGAAAATTTGTGTCtctcttataaaaaaaaaaaaaaagaaaatttgtaTCTCTTTTTCTAATTCTACAATCAAACAAGTTTCTATGTTTATTATCCCTATATTTCTGTCTTAGAGACAAAATTCAAACataaagtagaaaataaattgtGATCAAACTCTTTCAAAGTGGGAAGGTTGAAAAAATGAAAAGTGTATAATCACTTCTAAATTAAGTCAGCAAAATTTACATATGACAAAAATTACAATTTCAATAATGATTAACCTCTTATTTTATCACTCTACGAATTTACTCATTTTAGAAGatcttttttcaataaattgtGCCTCTATTTCTATCTTTACACCCAAACAAACTTTTGTATCTATTGTCTCTGTATTTCTATCTGTAAACACAAAATCTAGATGCAGCCTTACTTTGAAGAAGAATAGACAATACCTGTTGTCATCAATGCTGATTTGATCATAGAAGGAGTCCACATTCTATGAACAGATTTAATAAAAGCAGCAGCACCTGTAACATGGGGGCATGCCATAGATGTACCTGACATTATGCCAAATAAGGAGGGTTTTTTCCCTATTGGAATACTTCCTGGTTCATCACTTTTGGGAATCATGGCAGCTAAAATGCTAACGCCTGGAGCCATAACATCTGGCtgcaaaacaaaacaaattgaTTTCTTATAATTTGAAACAGAGGCTGTTGATGATCCTAGGGaaaaactttatttatttatttatttttatagtatttccaGTTCGGCAGGTCAATGACTAATTTATTACGAATCTAAATTACTTTTGACACTTATTTAAGCGGACAAGTGAATTAACCACTCGACCAATTTAAATTGGTTAGAGAAAGACAGTTTTAGTCCTACATATTCCGTTCaaaagctttttatttttcccttTTTGTTAGAATTGTTTCAATTTTTCTCTGGCATTATTATTCGGAATTGATTCAAGTTTATTCTTCCATTCAGATGGAAAACCAAATGAATTCTAAAATGTTGAGGATAAAATTAGAACGATGCAAGtacaaaattaaactaattctaaaAGGTTGGCgacaaaactaaaaataaaattgaaacttTTGGCACATGTTAGGAGTAAAAAGTATGGTCTGTACATTTTGCTTGTTGATGAGAAAAATGAAATGCTTTTGGGAATAAAAAGACCTTGAGAATGTTCTCAGTTAGGACTGAAGGACCTCTAGATGAGAAAGATGCAAcaataggtgagggcttgtatCTTGTAACTTCTCTTGTTGCAAGAATTGTTGCAGTTGGATTCCTACAATTAAAACAAGATagattcaataataataataataattgacatgataaaatattattttaaatttaactgCACTTGAAATTTTGCATGCTATCTAGCTACAGAAATATAGAAACATTattgaaaaaacaaaatatcTATCTCTATCATTTTGTCCTTGTGTATCCAAAAGATAGAATACAAATTCAGTAGGAACAAAAGTGAATTAAGTTGATGGCACTTACTTAGTGGAGTTTATATACCAAAGGATTTGCTGGCCTTCAAGATTGGTAACCTCTGAAAAAGGAAATACAGCTGCATCAAATGGAACATCTTTTTTCTCCTCATCAATGAGTATCATCCCCATGGCTTTTGCATCTTGTAAAACAAGCTTCTTGATTCTCCTTGAAATAGTTGGATCATCATTAACACAAACAACAATCTTCCCTGCAACTTTGTTGTAATCTAGTGATCCAGGATAACAATTCCTGCATACATGTTCGTAGTTTGTGTCAATTTCAATATAAACAACAATAATAGATTTGAAAGGTTTACTTAATGAACTATATCTTACATGCTCTAGCCGCAAGAAGATGACAAATTATTGAAAGACATGcattagattaggtatttatactttttttttcctttttaattgttttttttatattatatcaaattttgtaattaagtttcTGCTGTGATAAAAACGTTATTTTtgttaaacaaaataaatatgcGTAACGTTTGATTGAATATTCTATTTTGCTTAATAGAATATTCAGTTGATTCTAATGTTTTTGACTTTTTGTGATATGGTATagaaactcaattaaaaaaaatataagaatctaattaaaaatttaataaaattataaagaccaatagaataattaaactttaaaTAAGGCATGACAGTAACTTATGGAGAATaattacaaattacaaaaatgttATCAGCATATTAAAATTTAGCTACTAAATCagtcatttatttttaatatgtattttatattttaacatgtattttatactagcGATGTAGCCTAAATATTGTACTTAGGTACCTAGCTTCGGATGCAGGGGCAAATTTAGCGGCAACTTCCTCCCCTAAGACAAGAGGATACATCTTTGAACTTGTGAGGTTTGAGAAGTTAATGCCTATACCCTGATTGATACCACACAAAATTGATAAATTGGCTCTATTGAAAAAATAAACGAGGCATATATCTATCacaacaatttaaaaaaaaaaaaagaaaagagtatTAGTATTACTAGAAAGtttaaacataaatatttttatagaaaattaaaatttttaattaatatgatTATTCTTTCTTAAAATTACAGCATTATCAAAGAttaatttgagaaaaaaaaatatatcacataGATATTCAATCACATTAATTCTTTAGGTGGTTAGTTATTGATGCTGTAGCTTGAAACATATAGTTATCTGTAAACTTCTTTAAATGCATAAAAGTTAAACTAcattttaaaatcttaaaaaatacaccaataaataaataaaagtttaCATAATATGACATTATAAAATCTtgaataaagtatattttttatttttgaaataaaattttaaaaatattcttaaattttattttgttttaattttgtttttaaagtttataatttatattaaatatatttctaatagctaaatttttaagaaagtTTATAACCGATCTCGTAATAATACATGATAATTATGTCTGATTTATTTGTGTTAAAAATTGTTCTTGTGAAATTATTGCTGAattggttttaaattttttaaaaaattaatcgtCAGAATTAGAtttgatacaaataaaaaaattttaagacaaaattaaaatgaaataaaatttaaaaatatttttaaaatttttaacaaattttaaaaaaatatataatttaccgTCAAATCTTAAACACAACACAAATAAGACAGATTTATGAAACATAAGGAATAATACTAACTAAAAAACTTACTTGAAACATTTTTCCATTGCCAAGGACAATAGTAGACAGGAAGTTCCTATCAATATTTGAAGCTGCAACTGTAAAAATCCATGGTGCTGCGTTCACAACCGTGTAAGGATCCGGGCCATCGTTCCCTGCCGAGCAAACCACCATGACCCCGAATTGCTCGGCATGAAACGCTCCAATGGCGATCGGATCCTTGGAAAAGTCGGACTGGAAAAGCGAGCTAAGACCAATGGAAATAGAGATTATGTCAACACCATCCTTAATAGCATCATCAATGGCTTTCAATAAGGTGGCTCCAGAGCAGCCTTGTTCAGAGCATGTTTTGTATGCAGCAATTCTTGAAGAAGGTGAACCACCTCTTGCTGTTCCTTTTGCTAAACCAAAGTAGGTAGCATCGTTGACTATGGAACCAGCTGCTATTGATGAAGTGTGAGTTCCATGTCCAACTGAATCTCTTGGGGATCCTTTGGTTACTGCTTTTGTAAGAGTAAGGTTCTTACCATCACTTGATGTAAGTTGGATATTATTATAATATCTTGCTCCTATTAATTTTCTGCGCTAGTAATACAACAATGGTTAATGCTATAAATATACATATGTTTTTAACACCACTATGCCAGTTCATTTCTATCACATACATAGTTATCTTGGAGCAATGAGTAATTTTTCAAATCAGTTCTTAAGatgtttttaatagaaaaagttttgaaaaacaaaaatttttagctaaaaattgccaaactttattatttattattttatttaatacattttttaataaataaatattaaataatacaaatttaaattaatttttttgtttctctaATATTACTATTTAAAAGACAATTTAGTccttaataaattttagagtaAAGTACTGTTTTGGTTTCTGATGTTTGGAgtgaattttattttggtttctAACTTTTTAAtcattctatttttatttcaaaacgTTTAAAATGATATCAATGTTATTCTACCGTCAAATTCTTTACTAATACTTAACAAAATTAATGTACTATTAATAATACTTTTGTTAAAGTTATGTTTGCTCAATTTTCTACTCTTATCTTTATCCTCTCAACAAATACAAATTCCATTTTCctgttctcttcttctttctcctcaACTGCCTCTTGGAGAATTAATAGTGTaatagagagagaaaaaagagagtaAAAAATTGGAATTTGAGCTTAATGAGAGAGTGAAGGTAGGAGAAGGAGATCGAACAAACGtagttttaataaaaatattattagtagTACATGATTCCGTTAATTATTAGTGAAAAATTCGACCATGGAATAATATTAATGTCATTTTAAACGTTTTGAGATAAAAATAAGACAATTAATACGTtagagactaaaataaaattcatccCAAACGTTAAAGATTATACAATACTACCtaaattttattcattaaattagtcaaataaaacattttaaacttttatttcGTTAGACAAATTAATCTCACGCCAAATTATTTATCCATATGAAAAGATTAAtatagaaattttgaaaatttttagatactgttatatttttattaaataatgacaaaaattaatttgtctaacttttttattaaaatttaacgTGAGAATTTATGtgtctaataaaataaaaaaagttacaaactaattttaaaattaaaatttattaaaaattaaattatttgactaaaaattttttaggaataaatttaaaatattactcttAGAGCAAAATATACACATACGCCAAAATCACTAATTTTTCTAACTCAAAATACATATACTTTTGTGtataaaatacacaaatttttTAACAGATAAAAATACGTATACTTTTACTTAAAGTGCATATACTTTGAACATATAAAAGTAATAAGATATATTATTTGTCCttaaaatatatgtatttttgaAGATAAAGCTTAACTTGATCCGTAAATTTTTATCCGATAAATAATTTgactttttaagttttaaacatACCCAATTTGATTCAGGAATTTCATAATTATGAATCAAGTTGATTCTTCTGCCACTAATTTGGTTAACAAAATTCTTATCTGTGTAGTTAATTATCATTGTGGCGATTTAATATCTAATTCATATGTATGACCGAATTTTTGGTTCATTATTGGATTTAATTTAGTGTTTGAATTGACTATATATACTAGAAGGACTAAATTAAGTCTCAAACCTTTTAGTGCAATGTCAGCTAgtcattttattaattagattgGTAACTAAATGATCAATTTAATTCGtagttataaaatttaaaggtcaaattgaatatttttaaaactttatgATTGATTATTATTGAGTAAAAATTTAGAAACAAAATTGAACCTTATCTACATactttttaaacataaaaaaaaaaacatgttaAATATTTGTGGATGTTTTCACAAATTATAATAAGCATAATATCTTTGCAGAAAGAATTGAATGTTATTAATGTAATTGGATTGAATGTGTCAAAATTTGATTAttggaaagagaaaaaagtttgTCATTTATTGAAAGATTTATAAAAGTAACTTGAATAGATGATCACCTATTGCAATTGGATTTCTTGAAATCAGGACCCTCCATGCAAACTCCTTTCCATGTTGAAGGAATCTTCCCTATACCCTCATCTCTAAAACTTGGAGACTCTGGCCATATCCCttcatataaaatatacatatgAATAGTTAATTATGAGCGATATAAAAAGATTGTATTTTCACACTTAATCTAAGTAGGATGAACAATTATATTTCTCTAAGCCACACACCCATGCTCGTTATTCAACTTTTCTATTttgataaaagaaaaaacaatagTTTAATTGACttaaatttcaataataattcctcaaatttacaatttttattaatttaatctttCATATCCTAATTATATTATAGTAATCTCTAAGATTGAGCTTCGAATATTACAGTAGTCTCTAAATTTCTTTTAGGTATTGATTCAGCAAACGCAAGAATAATTTGACACTCTTTTGTCACACTGAATCAGCACCAAATACCAACAACAAAgtgataaattatttttgtgtttGTTGAGTCAATACTTAAAAAAATCCAAGAACCACTATGTTAAATTTGGAAAACTAAAACTTGATAAAATGATGAATAAATATTATTGGGTGATTATCAATTGTTTGTATAATTAGTTTGGTTAAATGTgtagaaattaatttaaattaaaacagGCCCAATAAACAAGCCCACAAATACAAACACATTGACCAACACAAATCTCAACCATACATTCACTTAAATCTTGATCCATGAAGGCTAAAAAAGctgaattataaaaaagaaagaaatcaaaCCCAGCCCAAATAAAGATTCAAGTCTAAGTCGGTGATCACTCTCAAACCCATCTCTCTTCAACCGATTTAACAATTCAAAATTCAGTTGAACTTTGTTTCACTTCCACCGAATACAATccttatctcttctctctcttttttgtATTCTCTATCATATCAAGTCACTGAActaagaaagaagaaagagaaaagatatGAAGTTAGGGCTCGGCAAagaatcaaaagcttgtttccaATTTAGCAAGAAGAAGGGCTACAACAAAGAAGCAAATTCTATTCGAATAGAGCATCTTCAAaagttatttttcatatttgtGCTACACCAAGGAACCGTAAAAATATCTACTAAACTTCAAGCATAAATTAAGCAACCATAGAAAAGAAGAAGTCAATGGTGCTCTACTTTAAATCTACGATCCAAAATCAAACTTGGAGCCAAAGAAAAGATTCACGATCAAGATCA is a window encoding:
- the LOC130946679 gene encoding CO(2)-response secreted protease-like, encoding MGSSSPNYRNGDDYQISESSHLELLSSVIPREEKKRVSLIHHFRHAMSGFSAMLTEREASALSGYDGVVSVFPDPILELHTTRSWDFLESDLGMNNNTSAHFSTKSDIIIGIIDTGIWPESPSFRDEGIGKIPSTWKGVCMEGPDFKKSNCNRKLIGARYYNNIQLTSSDGKNLTLTKAVTKGSPRDSVGHGTHTSSIAAGSIVNDATYFGLAKGTARGGSPSSRIAAYKTCSEQGCSGATLLKAIDDAIKDGVDIISISIGLSSLFQSDFSKDPIAIGAFHAEQFGVMVVCSAGNDGPDPYTVVNAAPWIFTVAASNIDRNFLSTIVLGNGKMFQGIGINFSNLTSSKMYPLVLGEEVAAKFAPASEARNCYPGSLDYNKVAGKIVVCVNDDPTISRRIKKLVLQDAKAMGMILIDEEKKDVPFDAAVFPFSEVTNLEGQQILWYINSTKNPTATILATREVTRYKPSPIVASFSSRGPSVLTENILKPDVMAPGVSILAAMIPKSDEPGSIPIGKKPSLFGIMSGTSMACPHVTGAAAFIKSVHRMWTPSMIKSALMTTATTYNNLRKHVTNSSNLFSSPHEMGVGEIDPLRALNPGLVFKTELEDYLKFLCYYGYSKKNIRSMSKTNFNCPRNSSEDLISNINYPSISIKTLGRHQKAKVVTRTVTNVGPTNSTYIAKVQAPKGMVIKVTPNKLVFYGGIQKRSYQVSFYNNDAQSGYNFGSITWLDGKHYVHTIFAVNTK